The sequence AAAGTTCACCAATTGCATTGTTTGCCACCAAATTTATTTTGGCTTGCCACTTCAAAACTAACTCTTCAAAAGCAATCAAATCATCAAATGTTTCACGTGAAACATCTGGTGATATCGCTTTCAATTGATCAAATTTATCTACCATTATGCTACATCCTTTTGGCTGCGACGCTGCCTTTGGATATGGGTAATAATTAAAGATAAAGCGGCAGGTGTAATACCATCAATACGCTGCGCTTCAGCGATTGTGCGTGGTGCACGAGCGGCGATCTTAATCTTCAGCTCATTTGATAGGCCAGATATCGAATTAAGATCAAGGTCTTCAGGAATAAATAGCTTTTCATCGCGACGCAGCGCAGCCATGTCTTGCTCTTGACGCTCCATATATACAGCATATTGAGCTTCAATCTCCATCAACTCAATTGTTTTAGCATCTACGCCATTAAGTTCTGGCCAAATATTAGTAAGGCTAGCAATGGAAATATCATTATAAGACAAAAGATCATAGGCTGTGCGCCGTTGCCCATCACGATTAATCTGTAAGCCATGTTGGGCGGCTTCATTGGGCGTAAGGTTGACGGATTTTAGTAGAGCGCGCAAGGCATCCAATTTGCCTTCGCGTTCCTCATAGGCGGCAATGCGCTCTGATCCGCAAAGACCTAGTTCAATAGCTAATGGTGTCAAACGCTCATCCGCATTATCAGCACGCAAAGACAAGCGGAATTCAGCTCGCGATGTAAACATGCGATAAGGCTCACTGACGCCGCGCGACACAAGATCATCGATCATCACACCAATATATGAATCGCTGCGCTGCATAATGATTGGTTCTTGCCCTGCTGCAAAACGCGCTGCATTTAACCCGGCAATCAAGCCTTGTGCGCCGGCCTCTTCATATCCAGTAGTACCATTGATTTGGCCTGCAAGATATAGGCCAGTCACTGCTTTTAATTGTAATGAACGATGGAGTTGACGAGGATCAACAAAATCATATTCAATTGCATAACCCGGCTGCAAAATACGAACATTTTGCAAACCATCAATCGAATGAATGAGCGCATCTTGCGCGTCTTCAGGTAGCGAGGTTGAAATACCGTTAGGATAGACTGTATTATCATCTAAACCCTCAGGCTCTAAGAATATTTGATGACCATCGCGATCGCCGAATTTTACAATTTTATCCTCAATAGATGGGCAGTAGCGCGGGCCAATCCCCTCAATAGCACCGGAATACATTGCAGAGCGATGAATATTTTCACGGATAATAGCATGGGTGCGCTCATTGGTGCGCGTAATAGCGCAATCAATTTGCGGGGTCTTAATGCTATCGGTAAGGCTAGAAAATGGTACTAAAACATCATCTGGCGACTGCTTATCCAATCGATCCCATTCAATTGTTTCACGATCCAAACGCGCCGGCGTTCCCGTTTTTAAGCGACTAAGGACAATGCCATGCCCGTTCAAGCGCTCTGCCAACTTAACAGCCGGTGCTTCACCCATACGCCCAGCAGGCCAATTTTTATCGCCAATATGGATTAGTCCACGTAAAAAGGTTCCCGTTGTTAATACCACTGATGGTGCATTGAGTTGCTGCCCATCTGCAAGCACTACACCTTTGACAACTCCGTCGACAATTAAGATGTCAACAGCTTCGCCTGCTACCACCGTAAGATTTTGTTGGTTTGCTATAAGATCTTGCACGGCCAACCGATATAGTTTTCTGTCGGCTTGGGTACGGGGACCCCGAACTGCCGGCCCCTTACGCCGATTTAATAGACGGAACTGAATTCCACCACGATCCGCAGCACGCGCCATAATGCCATCTAACGCATCGATCTCACGAACCAAATGGCCTTTACCCAAACCACCAATGGCTGGATTACATGACATAACACCGATTGTTTCAAATGAAAATGTTACTAAAGCGGTTTTCGCACCAAGCCGTGCCGAGGCTGCTGCAGCTTCAGTACCGGCATGCCCTCCACCAATAACAATAACATCATAATTCATTGACATAATATTTCACCTTGGCCAATTCATCGCGTGGCCTCGCGTCGGTCCAATTTTACACTCTGCATTGCATAAAAAGATAGGATGGCAGTTGAAGATAAACCAAATGACACATCATAGTGTTTCAGAATGCCATTTTTTATCAGATATCTGATTTAGTCTTTACCGCATAATATAGTGAATGCAAAGATACTTCTCAAGATTTGCGTTGAAATGCTGTCATTTACAGCAAAATAGCGGTGGAAATCTTTTTCCATCAATCGAATTTAGTAATTTAATTTGCTTAGAAATTTTGTTTCACGTGAAACAAATAGCGCAATGGCTTCCAACTATTTAAATGTTTCACGTGAAACATCACAAGATAAGTTTGGTTAATAGGTTATTAATATAGCGATAAACCTAACCGCAGGCGGTGGAAACTTAGCTATAATGTTGCTGCGACTAAGATCACGTCAGGAGAATAGCCATATTAGCTGATATCTAGGAGCAGTACAACGCTCACGATGATCGGCTTAGCGAAGCAACCATTCCATCACTTATGCATTATGACACGAATATCGACCTTTATTTGCCAATGCAAAATTCGGAAAAGATAACATCCAAAAGATCTTCAACATCAACATCGCCAGTAATTCGCCCAATTGCATTAGCCGCTAAACGCAAATGCTCAGCGCGTAACTCTAGGTCAATATCGTGTTTTTCTAGCGAATATTCTAGTTCTTGTATACCGCTAGCCAAAAGGCTAACTTGCCTTTTTCGTGCCGGCACTAGCTTACTTACATCGCCGGCCCGCGCACTGCAAAACGCTTCGAGTCGATCAATAAATTCTTGCCAATTCTCACCGGTTGCGGCTGAAATTTGTAGGGGCCAACGCGCAGCCTCCCCTTGCCCATAATCCAGCTTATTGC comes from Bartonella sp. HY038 and encodes:
- the mnmG gene encoding tRNA uridine-5-carboxymethylaminomethyl(34) synthesis enzyme MnmG, which produces MSMNYDVIVIGGGHAGTEAAAASARLGAKTALVTFSFETIGVMSCNPAIGGLGKGHLVREIDALDGIMARAADRGGIQFRLLNRRKGPAVRGPRTQADRKLYRLAVQDLIANQQNLTVVAGEAVDILIVDGVVKGVVLADGQQLNAPSVVLTTGTFLRGLIHIGDKNWPAGRMGEAPAVKLAERLNGHGIVLSRLKTGTPARLDRETIEWDRLDKQSPDDVLVPFSSLTDSIKTPQIDCAITRTNERTHAIIRENIHRSAMYSGAIEGIGPRYCPSIEDKIVKFGDRDGHQIFLEPEGLDDNTVYPNGISTSLPEDAQDALIHSIDGLQNVRILQPGYAIEYDFVDPRQLHRSLQLKAVTGLYLAGQINGTTGYEEAGAQGLIAGLNAARFAAGQEPIIMQRSDSYIGVMIDDLVSRGVSEPYRMFTSRAEFRLSLRADNADERLTPLAIELGLCGSERIAAYEEREGKLDALRALLKSVNLTPNEAAQHGLQINRDGQRRTAYDLLSYNDISIASLTNIWPELNGVDAKTIELMEIEAQYAVYMERQEQDMAALRRDEKLFIPEDLDLNSISGLSNELKIKIAARAPRTIAEAQRIDGITPAALSLIITHIQRQRRSQKDVA